CCGAGATCGGTGAGCGCGTCACGGCCGCCCGCCTCGCCCGGTGGTTCCAGGTGGCGGCCCCGGCCTCCGCCGAGGTGGTGGCACGGATCGAGCATGCGCAGCTGGTAGCTGTGGAGCCCGACGGCACGGTCGTGCTGTCCGAACGGGGGCGCGCCGTAGCTGAGCAGATGGCCGGCCGGCACCGCATCATCGAGCGCTACCTGGTCGACGTCCTGGGGGTCCCATGGCACCTCGCGGACGAGGAGACGCGGAAGATGGAGCCGGGCGTCTCCGACGTTGTCGTCGATCGGATGCGCGAGTCCATCGGCGACACCAACCGCTGCCCGCACGGCAATCCGATCCCGGGACTTGCTCCGGTGCCGCCGGTGGACCTGACTCCCCTGGACGAGTGCGGGCCCGGGTCCGTAGTGCTGATCGACCGCATCCGGGAAGACCTCGAGCTGGACCTGGACATGCTCCGGTACCTCGAGGACCACGACCTGCTGCCCGGACGCCGCCTCACGGTTTCCGAGCGGGACCCCCACGGCGCGGTGACGGTGACCGGCGAAGGCTCCCCGGTCTCGGTGGGACCGGCCATCGCCTCACACGTTCTGTGCGTGAGCGCCTAGTA
This sequence is a window from Actinomycetota bacterium. Protein-coding genes within it:
- a CDS encoding metal-dependent transcriptional regulator yields the protein MTGLDSSTESYLEAVFELAEIGERVTAARLARWFQVAAPASAEVVARIEHAQLVAVEPDGTVVLSERGRAVAEQMAGRHRIIERYLVDVLGVPWHLADEETRKMEPGVSDVVVDRMRESIGDTNRCPHGNPIPGLAPVPPVDLTPLDECGPGSVVLIDRIREDLELDLDMLRYLEDHDLLPGRRLTVSERDPHGAVTVTGEGSPVSVGPAIASHVLCVSA